TCGACGACACGTTCTGTGCGATCGGCAGGTCGAGGAACACGCCGGCCGCCTTGCGGTCTTCGCTGAGATAAGCGATGCCTGCGCGCAGTGCGTCGCTGTACTTGCGGATAGTGAGCGCTTTGCCAGCGAGGCGCACCGTGCCGCGCTTGGCGACGCGCAGGCCGCAGATGGTTTCGGCAAGTTCGCTGCGGCCCGCGCCCATGAGGCCCGCGATGCCGAGGATCTCGCCGCGTTTCAGTGCAAAGGAAACGCCGTGCACCCGCTCGCCGTCGGCGATGTCGTTCACTTCGAGCACGGGCCCGGAGGATTCCGCAACGGATTGCTTGGGCGGGTAGTAGTTGCCCAGGTCGCGACCGACCATGCGGCGCACCAGCTCATCGGGCGTCAACCCGGCGAGCGGTCCGCAATGCACATTGCGCCCGTCGCGCAGCACGGTGACGCGGTCGCCGTGCGTGAAGATCTCTGCCATGCGGTGGCTGATGTAGATGATGCCGATGCCCTGCGCCTTCAGGTCGTGCAGCACGCGGAACAGCGCCGCCGACTCGTTGTCGGTCAGCGCGGCCGTGGGCTCGTCGAGGATCAGCACCTTGCAGTCGAGCGTGAGCGCCTTGGCGATCTCCACCAGCTGCTGGCTGGAGATGGAGAGGTTGCCCACCGGCATGGCGGGGTCGATGTCCTGCCCCAGCCGGCGCAGCACCTTGGCCGCGCGTTCGTTGAAGCTGGCGTAGTTCATCCACGCCGCTTTGCCGGCGTTGATCTCGGGCATGAAGATGTTCTCGGCGACGGT
This region of Variovorax sp. RKNM96 genomic DNA includes:
- a CDS encoding sugar ABC transporter ATP-binding protein; its protein translation is MSALLELRGISKRFGASRALSGVDFSLHAGEIHALCGENGAGKSTLMNIIDGIHRPDEGEILLNGQKVVIDGPAHAMRLGIGLVHQEIALCADATVAENIFMPEINAGKAAWMNYASFNERAAKVLRRLGQDIDPAMPVGNLSISSQQLVEIAKALTLDCKVLILDEPTAALTDNESAALFRVLHDLKAQGIGIIYISHRMAEIFTHGDRVTVLRDGRNVHCGPLAGLTPDELVRRMVGRDLGNYYPPKQSVAESSGPVLEVNDIADGERVHGVSFALKRGEILGIAGLMGAGRSELAETICGLRVAKRGTVRLAGKALTIRKYSDALRAGIAYLSEDRKAAGVFLDLPIAQNVSSMALGRVSSAWGLLQRSAEHKLAKTLGAKLNLKSDGVAIEVSSLSGGNQQKVAIAKLLATNPSVLLMDEPTRGVDVGAKSEIHHILRELANQGVGVIVISSELPEIIGLCDRALVIRDGQVAGELESNEMTEEALLRLASGLCEQEIA